The DNA segment ACATTATTAATCAGGGATTAGCAGATGGGCATGCTAATTGCACCTGTGGAAGCCAGAGACCTCAAGGTTGATTACATTTACAAACTGTGGGGATCCCTGGCGCCTGGCCCTGCAAGAGTGACGGGGGAGGGTCTCATTTAGGACctcagcctgggggtgggagctggCAATTTAGtctcctgccaaaaaaaaaaaaaaaaaaaaaaaaaaaaaaaaaaaaaattccagccctggagggggctgggggtgctggcCACCATTCAGCTGCTCCGAGCCCCTTCCCCTCTTGGCTAGGGAGCCCTGACAAAGGAGGATCTTGCCAATGTCATTTCAACCGCCTCCCCTCTCCAACTCCCTCCAGCTGCTCTCAGGGGTAAATCATGCGCCGCAGCTGAAATAGGCCCTTGGAGtctctggggaaactgaggccaggctGGTAGGACGACAGAGCCCGGGCCCTCAGTTGCTGCAAGAACTGCTCCTCCAGGACCAGACCAAGGGCTTTACATTCGTTAGCTCACTGAATCTGCACCCCGGTCCTCTGACGCGGGGGCTGCTAGAGAAGTTAAGGGACATGTCCATGTTCACGCGACTCTCGAGTCAGAGTGGAAAGTCAACACAAGCGCTACCTAACAGCCAGGGTCATGTTCTTAACCGCCCTACTCCCCTCCGGCTTCATCCTGACCCTGGCCTGCAGGGGATGGACCCCCACCAGGCCCCCCCACTTCATACCCACAGCCACAGCACCGTGGCAGGCACCAGGGGCCACCCCAAGGACATTCCAACGTCATCCTTCCCCTTAGGCGCTTTCTCTTAATGCCTGGTTTGCATGATGTAACTACATACGGACCTGTGCACGGCAGGTAATTCTGGCCTTAATACCCTTTGGTTCAAGTGAACCTGCCTTCCCAGAGGCCAGCCAGCCTGCTGCCCAGGGGATGGAGCAAGGAGCAGCCCCCTGTGCATGGCTGGTAGCCCCTCACTTTAGAGAATGGCCCTCTAGACGGCTCAGACTCCTAGGACCCAGGAAACTGATGAACGGACCGTGGCCAAAGCAGATTAGATTAGGTTCCAGACACTACACAGGAGTCCATGGGCAGGAGAACAGGCTCTGAACCCCAAGTAGCTCCAACCCCAATGTCTAGGTTCCATGCTGGGTTTGGTCCTAGAGAGCAGAGCTCGATTCTGTAACGGCCACCTGGAGGGAACACCGGGACATCTCCATTCATTTCATCAAGTCTATTAGTCTGGATTCTCCAGATATAGAACCAAGAGGTGGTGTATACCCATAGCTGTACCTCTAGCCACATGTTatctgcttgtttatttattatgaagACTTGGCTCCTGTGATTCTAAGACTGGCAAGTCCTAGTTCTGCAGGCtgagtcagcaagctggagcCCCAGCGATGATATGGTTCCCGTCGGAAGGCCAGTAGGCTCGAGACCAGAAAGAGCCCACATTTCAGTTCCGAAAGGCAGGAAGAATTCTTAGTCACGGGACGGTCAGCCTTCCCTTCCGCCCCGCCCCCGGTGCtcctattcaggccttcaactgattgagtgaggcccacccacactggaaAAAGGGTGCTCTGCCTTACTCAGGCTACCAATTTAAGTTTATTAGTAATCTATCTATTTAtcaataatctctacacccaatgtggggctcagacttacaaccctgagatcaagcgtcacATGTTCTTCGAACTGAGTcagtcaggcgcccctcaacttcaCTGTTCATCTCATCCAAAAACAGCTTCATGGAAACAGAGTAATGTTTGACCAAACATCTGGGTAAGCCATGGCTCAGGCAACTCCATACAGAAACTGAGCGGTTACATGCAGGTCTGCATTATCAGGCGCTAGTCCTGGGGTATGCAGTGCTTAGTTTTACAGGATGCTTTCTACTGGtactctctcattttatttttacaaatccTTGTGGGGCGGGGGGTTGCTGGAGCAGGTACTGAAGGCACTATTTTACAGATGCGGAGTCTGGGAAGCCATCCAGGCCAGAAGCCATGGAGCCAGGGCTGGACCCAGCACCTTCTTAAGAACCGTAAGGACAGATGAAAGGTCAACTGGCCCAAACTTTCAGACATGCGCTCAAAAGCACGGGTGTGAACGATTTAGAAGCAGTTTCTTGGACATGAGAAGGTGGTTCGAAGATGGGTGATTCTCGAACCCAGCGGCACACCGGTGTCAAGAAACAGAGCTCTAAGAAACATGGgacctgtctccttccccagagaTTCTCACTGAAATCAGCCTGATGCCTCTGGGCATCTGGACTATTAAAGctgtccccaccaccaccaccactaccaccacacGCATCCTCAGCCCCGCCTAAGGTGGAGCCAAGGTTCAAAACCACATTAGGCTCTTGGCCAAGAACAAAGCTGGGATGGGGGGGCCATGTAATATGCCCAAGGCTGACATGTGCCAGAAGTCAGAATCGGTGTGGGAGTCGAGGACAGACAGCTCAAGGGGACCAAGTGGTAGAGAGATCTGTGGAGTTTTACAAAAGGGTTACTTCCTCTTTCTTGAGACGAAAAACTTTGACTTTAGAACAATCTTAGGCCTTTTTAACGTCTTTCTAAGTTGACATCCCCAACAAAATTCCAAGATAAATTCATTCCGAAGAGAAAAGGGTGCTACAATTTACTGAGCACGGTGTGGGAGGCGCTgagctcacttgctctctctgtcctcaAAACTTGGGAAGGGAGGGTGATTCCCCTTCACtgacaaggagactgaggctcagatgggaaaggaacttgcccaaggtcacacagcaatcAGGACTTGAACTTAGGTTGCTGTTCTCCAGATTCATGCTCCAGAGCAGTGTCTCAACTAGGGGCAAGTGTGTCCTCCGGGGGACATGTGGCAATGTCTGGATACATGTTCGGTTGTCACAACACGGGCAGGGCCTGCTACTGGCATCTGGGGGGGGAGAAGCCGGGGGCGCTGCCGaacaccctacaatgcacaggacaagCCGTCCCGGTGAATGTCAAGACTGCCAAGGTCCAGAACTCCCgctccagtggttctcagcctgggCGACACAGCAGACCCATTTGGGGGATTTAACAATCCCAATACCCAGGCTGCCCCCCCAACCATTTATATCAGGTTCTCTGGGGGTAGGTCCCCAGTGTCAGGTGTTTTTGAAGGCTTGCCAGATGGttccaatgtgcagccaagaCTGCTCTAAACCACTTATACTGGGCGTTTCTGCTCCATTTGTGGGACCCCGTGGGAGGAGCACCAAACCCATCTGGGTTGTACAATCCACAGCAACCCTGTGCTAATTCACAGAACCAAAGGCCACAACTCTGGTTCATCCGATCCTTTCTCAGAGGGGCACCAATGAGTCGCTGGTGAGGGGTTCTGGAGGGCCAGTGAGGTGAGAGGTGTTTGCTGATCTTTCCCTTGCCTCTCTGGAGGCCACCGCCAAGCATCTCCCTAGCAGGCTGAAAAAGCTTCCAGAAGAGACTGTGGATCAAAGAGCGAGGCTGCCACCTCGTGGAGGAACAGGACAGAACGGCCCAGGTGATTTTATTAGATCCCTGTGAGGCAGGTGCCTACGGAGGAAGCCATGTGCTCAAGGCCGCCAGTGGGGCAGGGTTTGAGCCTGGATTTGTACCTGCCTCATCCACAAGAGGAATCCGGGCCTCCTTCTACATTCTCACACTGGTTCAAGAGGCACAGGACACCTGGACTGGGCTGTCCGATTCCCTTCTGATGTCAACTTCCAGGCAGGGCCCAGGAGAGACCCACCACACCCTGGAGATGAAGCAGCCGCCACCTCCAACCACAATTCCAAaatcagaagaggaaacaaatttCCTCTGGTCTCTACTGCAGAGCTCCCTGCTCCCCAAGACAGTGGTTCATCTACAGGGGCCTTGTACACCCTCTGGCAAGAGACTCCAGCACATTCGTGCGTGTGGGAATGTGTGCCCTCCAGCACACACAACTCAGTCCAAGTCAGCTCACATTCTGCCTCTCTTGTTCTGACCCCGAGGACGGTCCTGGGTGCCGTGCCACTCCGGGCCCTTCTGATGTGGCTGAGGGTTCTTGGGGGTCTTGGAGAAgatgctctctcttcccctccacaGGGAAACCCTTCCTCTGACTGCAGATGGAGTGAAGAAGAATTCCTGCACCGACAGACAAAAGgacaaagggaagggagaggataGAGAAGAGGTAGGACCACACACCAGCGCTCCTCGTTTCATCCTCAAAAGGACGTACTTTCCCCATTTGGCACATAAAGTgactgagacagagaaagacagagaagctTGTCTGGGGTGAAAGAGCTGCACACATGTGATCAGAGGGCAGGAAGTCGGGCAACAGGAGGACTCACCTGCAGCCACAGAGACATTCAAGGACTCGAGTCCAGGAGGCAGCTGCCGGCCAGGTAGGATGGTCAGGAGAAGTTGGCAGGAGGCCTGTACTGCCTGGGACAGACCAGAGCCCTCATTACCTGCAGGACATGGAGGCACAGGGTTAAGGATGTCCCAGCTGGACGAGCAGGCACTTGGGACATGCACATCTGAATACAGAAAAGCGGGGACCTCTACCTACCCAGCACTAGGAGAGTAGGCCGGTCCCAGAGGAACTCCAAGCAGCTAGTGATGGGGATCTCAGAGGACGGGGAAATCTCAGGCCCTGGGCAGCCCACCGTGCCAGCAACGAGCCAGCCCTCCCGGGCTTTGGCCTGACAAGAAGAAATCAAGTTCTAGCACACCAAACCTTCATCAGAGCCCCAGGCAAGGGGCCAGACTTGCCCATATAGTCATTCCTTCGCTGATCCACTCCATTCAGTCAACAGTTATTAAGCCCCTAGAATGGGCAGGCTctgttctaggctctggggacagggcagggaacAAAACAGGCCAAAATCCCAGCCACCCAGCAGAAGGGTGATTGGGGAGGGCCTCACTGAGGTGACACCGGAGGGCAGAACTGAAGGGGATGAAAAGTACTGTGTTGACATCTGGGGGAGGACTAATCTAGGCAGAGATGAGTAAATGCAACGGCTGAGAGGCTGGTGCTTATGGGACACATATGAGGAGCGATGGGACAGGCAAGGTGGTGGCCCACAGGGAGGGAGCCGCGGGGACAGGAGAGGGAACAAAGGGCTCCTAAGACAGGAGCTCAAAGGCCACTGGAAGGACTTTGGCTTTGCTCTGGGAGAGCTATAAAGGCTGTGAAAGGTATTGAGCAGAGAAGTAAGATGGTCTGACATGTTTCCACAGAATCACTCTGCCGGCTATGCTGAGAGCCAATAGCAGAAGGAGACTGGTGAGGACATTTCCACAATAAGCAGGCAAGAGAGGACAGTGGCCTGTTCCACAGTGGGAGAGCTGCAGAGATGGTGAAgattggtgggaatacaaaaataacttcaaggtaaaaccaaaaagaatctGTGGATAGCTGGGCCACGGGTGTGACAACAGGAAGAAGAATCAATGCCACCATGGCTTCGGGCCTACACAAATGGACGCAGTCACCATCGACTGAGCTGGGCAAGTCTACAGAAGGAAGCGCTCAGCTCTGGAAATGTGAAGTCTGAAATGCCCCTCAGACCACAAAAGCAGCTGCTGAATCTGGGGCTCACAAGTAAGTTCCAGGCTAGGATATACATTTGGGAGGCATCCAAGtacagatggtatttaaagccttGAGACTGGATGAGACTAAGAAATGAACACATTAACAGGACAGAGATCCAAGGACTGAGCCTCAACGCCCTGAGGGGGCAGCTGCGCAAGGGAGCAGCCAAATGCAAGGCAAGACTGCCCCCTTGTGTCCAGCAAGAGAAGCACAGCTGAAGACCAAAACCTGGACCAGAAGAGGGGTTTCTTTGGTTTACCCCTTcctgaatattaaaatttgttgttgttgttggtggtggtggtagtttgTTTAGGTTATTGGTTTTttgtggggatggagggaggggaaaggcatAGATTAGTCTGTCCTTGTTCAAAGTGCCTTTCGAGCTCGCCTCTACTCAGCGAATGCATGACTCCTGCCATCCCGCTTCTCATAGCTGaacaaaaaacatttactgaCAAACTACTGAGAAGGCAGTGAGGCTCTGAGGTACGCTAGCTTCCGGGGCCAAGAGTTATGCCTGGGGAAGGAGTGAGGTAAGGGGAATGAAACTAAGAAGTCTCTAACTTCAGATTCTGCTCTACTTATGGTTTCAAAAATTCCAGGATCCTTCCCTTCCCAAAAGGATTTAGAAGGACGTAGGAAAGGATGTTGgcatcctttccttcctccatcagCTGCTGGATGAGTACCCTTGGAGAGACTGAGCTTGgctcatttcttctcctttaccCACCGCCCCTCTCCCCGCCATTACCTGTAGAAAACCGGCCAGGTCATCAGTGGAGAACACGTCCATCACCTCCATAGCTCCCGCGCTGGCCTTGCTGACTACCGGGGTGAGCGGGCAGCTGCAAATTTCCCCATGCCTCGCATTAAGCTGGGTAATCGCAAACCCggtgccctgccctccccctggcCCCTGAGGGTTAAGAGTGAGAATTCTGCCAATGGGGAGGCCTGGCTGAGGGGATCAAGGATCAAAGTGCTTAGAAACTCGGCTGTGCCCCAAACTAGGGCACGTGGGGACTAAGGGACGTCCGTGCCTGTTTCTCCCGCTGGTGATGATTTTATCCACTCCGAGGAAGTGAGCAGAACGCAGCAGGGCCCCAAGATTCCGGGGATCCTGGATCCTCTCGAGGACGAGCCACAGCTGCTGGGGGTCGTCGCCTGGCCTCGCCTCCCCGACCTCGGTCCAAGGCCGAGGCTTCAGCGGGCTCACCTCCATGCAGACACCCTGGTGTACCTGAGAGCGGCACAGGGCGTCCAGCTTCTGCCTTCTGGGCCGCAGAACTGGGATGTCCCGCGCCTCTGCCGCCCGGAGCAGCTCGGCCCGCTCCCCCTGCAACCCGGACCTGCCGGCCTGGAGCAGGAGCCTGGCCACGCGGCGACGGGCTGCCCGCAGGGCCAGAAGACAAGGGGACAGGCCAAACAGAAGCTCCAGTCTCCCGGCAGAGCGCGGGGTCGACGCCAGGTCATCCAGTAGCAGGCGGCTCAGCTCCTCCCCGCCTGGCCGCTCCCCACGCCGCGCCGCTCCGGAGAAATGACGCGCGGGGAGGCGACCTGAGCAACGCCAGGTCGCGCCCCCGACGGCCGAGAGCAGGGCCATGGTCAATGCCCCTGCAGCGTAATCAGGAGCGCTTACTCCCGCCAGGGCCTGTTCCCCGGTCCCCAACACGGGTGAAGGGGACGAACGGCCTGCCCACTACCGCAAAGACTACCCAGAACCTCGTAGCCGAACCCGGAGgcgcctccccacctcccacgtGGGCTACCGGGCTTCCGGGTTCAGTCTGTCGGCCCCCTGCCCGCCGACGCACTGCGCATGCCCGGCCGCCAGGCCGAGCCCACAGCGCCTCCAGCAGGGCTGGCCGAGCGGCGGCCTTCTCTGTACTCGTCCCCCGCCGAGCCTCCCCTACCGGCGACTTCATTCTGCGCCCTTCCAGGTCCCAAGACACTCCAGGAGGCTGGACGTCTCACCCAGGCACCAGCAAAGGCCATTTTAAGGGCATGTGTTCAACCAGGTCAGTCGTGGTGACTCCCTCCCCGCATCCAGGCCACCACCCGGCGCTGGTGATTTTCCGTAGAAACTTCTGCATCCAGCCCCTCCTCTGCACCTCCACTGCCTTGTCAAACCCTCAGCATCAGTCAGCAGGACCCCAGCAGTAACTTCCTATCCCGGGGCGGCTGATTGTCTAAGTGACAGCTCTGTGCCTGTCCCGCACCTGCCGACAAGCCCACTGATGCCCTCCGCCCACAGGTAATGcgcagtctccttgctcagcactcAGACCTCGGGTGATCCAGGTAGGAGCTTCCTTTTCAGCCCCATCTCACTTCCACGCGACGTTCCGTGCTGTTCCCACAATACTGCCTGCTCAGTcagcctcccaccctcctctccacTGTTGTCCCCTCTCCTGGCTGGCAAACTCCTACCCATCTTCAAGACCCAACCCAAACCCACGTCTGCTACCTAAGGTAATCCACACTCCAGGAGTCATGCTCTGAATCCACCCACCTTCCCACTCACCTGGAAGAAATTCTGAGGCACAACCACCCCTGATCAcggaaaaggagaaagaactgaAAGACACTCCGGAAGCCAAGGTAGGTtgttgcaatttttcttttttaattatcacAGTGAAATCCACTTGGGAGGCAGGCCCTGGTATTCAGCTGCCATAGTCAGTGTGGAGTGATGACTCCAGTGGGAGCTGAGAAGCCAAGATTGGGCTGGAGAACTGGGATGAGGGAAGTGAAGGGGCAACGGGGCCAGTAGGgccgggagaggaagaagcctggAGCCTTGGATAACCATTCAGACAGAAGGCGAGGGCTTCtctctgccacctcctccctgAGGGACAGGGGGAAGACCCCTTTTTGGCCACAGTCCCTTCCCCAGGTCAAAAGGAAGAGACCGAAGAGAGCAAATAGAGGCCAAGAAGCCTAAGAAGGGGACCAAGAATGAGTTAACAGGTAAAAAAATCAGGGACACCACCTCATCTCCCCAGCCCACTGTCCGTATTTGTGATAGAAACGATTTGTAAGATACAAAAACTTCAAACAGATTTTCTAGCCCCTGGTAgggtggagagaggaagcagaatcCAGGAGTCCAAAAATCAACACTTAAAATCCAGAGGCAGGAGCCAAGCCATGAGAGgcggggagggaaggcagagcttCCCACAGGAAACTAGATCACCTGCTCCGTGGGCCTCATCTGGATGTCTCCAATCTGCTGGAAGGCACAAGGCTTGAGGCAGCCAGGatgttctcccctccccctaagGCCTCCCTGCTGTCCTCCTCTGAGGATGGCTGGGCTTTTCCAGGGGGTGGGCAGTCAAGGCCAGACTCACCTGGACGTGTGGAGGGGTGCTGAGGACATAGATGACAGCCTCGGCCACATCCTCGGGCTTGAAACACTGGAGAGCAACAGAggaaaggggtgagggagggcagaATGGACCTCCCACCTCTGACCTCCTCTCCGACATCTtcatccccaccccagccctccaggAAGGGCGACAGGCTGGCTAGAAGGGTGCGGTCTAAAGGCCAGGGTTCCCTCTGCCTTTATGGAGGGAGTGAGTGGCTCAGCCGTCCCAGAGGGAGGCCCCACCTTTATGCGTTCATAGGTGGCAGCTGCCTTCTCAGGGTCCTTGTCGTGGAGTTTGAAGGCGAACTGTGTCTCCACCACTTCTGGAGAGATGCACTGGACCAACAGAGAGGGCCTGCTCAGGGGCTGAGCCGAGCCCCGCCTCCACCCCAATCAGAGGCCAGGCCTTGGGGAGGGCAGGATGGAGACTGTGGGGGCCCCTGCTTCCAAGTGATAGCTGCCCGATGTCTTCCCAAAGCTGCGATGATCACAGTGACACCTGCCACCTTCAGAGCCCTTATCATGTGAGGGTTTTAGGACAGTGTCCCTTAAAATGTCATAGCCAGGTAGGGGGTCACTGTCTCCATTTTACGAGTGAGAAGGCTGAGGCTTGGAGGGGCTGAGTGAGCTGCCCAGGGTCCTGCGGCCTTGGAGGAAAGAGCCCAGAGTCCGGCTTTCTAGCCATGCTTTCCCACCCCCTTGCTTTCCCTCAGTCTCACCCACTGCGTGCCCAGCCAgtcagccccctcccccctcacagTCAAGGACTGGGCAGGGTCATACAAGCGGCGGCAGAGCCCAGGAGCCCTGTGCCCCTCACGCTCCCAGCAGCACACCCTGAGCAGTGTTCGCATGGGATGGGGAGGGCCTGTGCCCACCCTGTCCCCACCAGGCCCAGGCCGCACCCTCACCATGGCTCGGATGTGGGTCTGGGCCTCCCGAAGCTCTTGCCTCAGTCCCTCTGTCAGCGCGGTGACGGCATACTTGGTAGCACTATAGAAATGGATCACGGATTGGGGTGACACTTGGTGACCAGACAtgctgggtggagggagggaaggggaaagaagagagtgaAGCGGCTGAGAGAGCAGCCATGCCCGCTGCTGCACCAGTCAGCCCCGCCACCTGGATGCCGCATGGAAGCCTGCCCAAGGGGACCTCCGGAGGCCATCCTGGGGGCCCACTAAGGTAGCTTCCGGGATTCAAGCAGCTCCTGCAGTCCCTGTGCTCCCTGGAAGTCCAGTTAGGGGCTGGCACTTGATATACCCTGTTCTTTCCCTCACCATCACTGAGCCATTTGGCTGTTAACCAGGTATTAAATCCCTACTTTACCACCAGTGAAACTGACCTCCGCAGAGGTCAAATGAGCTGCAACAGATCACTCCGCTTGGTCACCCGGCTTGGTGGGTGAGTGGTGATCAAGCTTTAGCCCTTGGCCACCTGCCTCACCTGTTGATGTTAATGATATGCCCATCATCCACCTCGCGTTCCTTCATGGACTGGTAGGCCTCCTGGGTGCAGATGCTGAGGGCCAGCATGTTCACCTGCAGGCCGGGGAGGTCAAGGGGGTGGCTCCAGCTTGGCCCCATCTGAGCAGGTAATAGAGCCACAGAGCACCCCCGCCCAGGGAGGGTGGCATTCCAAAACAGTGTCCCGGTCCCATCAGAGACCNCTACTCTGAGAATTTAGAGAGCATAGCCATGAGATACtgtgaaaaggagaagagaagagaagagaggagaagaggagaggagaggagaggagaggagaggagaggagaggaggggaggagtggagtgtttggggaagaaaagaagatgttCTCTAAGGCACATGTTCTGTTGTTTGTAGAGGAGACAGCCAAGACAGGGAGGGTTCTGGGGTCATGGATGGGGTTGGGGTTTTCCATTCCTGTTTACAGAAACTGGTGTGTGAGGGGGTTCACCCGGGGAGAGgagctcctctcctctcctctcctctctcctctcctctcctctcctctcctcccctcccctctcctctgctctccgTCAGCATCCCTTGCCCTGCTCTCTCCAAAAAGCCTAAAACCCTTCCTAAGAtggctttaaaaatgtctctCCTCAAGCACAGACCCTAGCCTCTCCCCACCCTACCGAGTACTCTCGGCTGCCTTCCTGTCCTCTCCCCTGCCAACTACAAACAGAGAccgaccttccttccttccttcctttcttccttccttccttccttccttcctttcccttcccttcccttcccttcccttccctttccccttccccttccccttccccttccccttctgttccATCTACAAGACTCGGGGCAGAGACTCTTCGGGTGGGGTAACTGGTCACAGGATGGCAGGGGACCTCCCAAGCACATGAGGGCTTTCTGTCTTCCTTGGCCTGTGCCAGAGGTGACCCCAAATCCCCACCCTTCATAGAACAAAGGCCTTTGAAGAAGTATCTCAGCTCTAAAGCTCCTGctgagccccacccctcccccatgagGACAGCAGAGATAAAGCTTTCAGCAGGTCCTCACGTCTCTCCTCCCAAGAAGACACAAGACCAGCCAGGACATTAGATGTTTCTCTTTATCAGGTGTCAGAGCCAGGTATTGGGACAGAACACTCGGCAAGAACCCGGCTCAACATTCATGGCAGAAGGACACGAGAGGCTTTCAGCCCTGTTTCTGGTCCTCTTAGTAATATGTTTCTGAGGCAGACAACTCAACTCTGAGGACAGATGGAGCAGGAGAAACAGGTCCCCTGGGACCAGGGGGAGTGATTCTCCTACGTCTGGTGGAGTGGGGGGTAGAGGTCTCCGAAGATGATCCTAATAGGATATATAATGTTGAACCTGAAAGGGTCTTAAGGATCCAATATAagtccctcattttacagatatggaagtTGAGGTCCAGGTTTAGAGACCCACTAATTGCAGGTGAGGACCACAACTCAGATCTCCCAGAGGGCTGAGGACAGGGGTAGTGCCTCATTTTCACGGCTCATTGTCTCAACGTTCATTGTTCGTTTCCAGGCCCAAGCACCTCTTGAGTGCTCAATCAATCGTGGGAAAAGAAGCATCCCCATGTAGACACTGCTTCCAACTTCTCAGGATACTTTTATACCCGAATATTGCCCCATAATATAGTCTACGGGTTGAAAACGCATGTCCTGAAGGCTGTGTTTGGTCCatacaaaactttaaaacacttttaattcACTCCCAACATGTACTGGAAGGTTTCATTCACTCAAATATATCTACTATCTACTGAATATCTATTATGGGCTGAGGCTATATAACAGAGAATAAACCAGACAAAAAGCCTTgccctagggcgcctgggtggcttagtcggttaggtctctgccttcggctcaggtcatgatcttggggtcctgggattgagttccgcatggggctccctccctgctcagtggggagtctgctgctccctctccccctgcccctcccccccacttgtgctctcacttgctctgtctctttcaaatgaataaataaaaaatcttcattaaaaaaaaaatccttcccctTATGGAGCTGAGGTTTTGGTACATGGGAGGGGTAGGATGTCATCTAAAAACCCAGGCTCTCTACTCCTCTCAAAGAAACCATCAGATCTGCCACGCTGGACCCACACTGCACTACCACAGCGAAGCTGGACGTCAGCAGCCACCCTTGCACTTGGCCGTGTGCTCCCCCATTTACTGCAGACTCCACCTGACTCACCTCCCTCATTTAGGTATTTACCTGGCCCCAGGGGACACTGGAGTTTCGGCCCTAGATAGTGATGGTATAGGTGTGTTCACCCCAATTAAATGTGACAAGACTGCAGCTCATAGAGGGTAACGTCCTGCCTGAAGCCGCACAGTGAGCTGCAGGGCTGGGTGAGAACCTCATCTCCTGCCTCTTGCTTCCTTCGCGGCCTGTAAGACCATGTTCCCAAGCACTCAGCGTGGTACTGACACGTGGGGGCATTCAATGAACAGTCTCTTCCCTACCAGTCTTTCTTCCAGTAGAAGGAAATCAGCCTGGACTTTACAAACTGCCCCTTTAAGGGGctcaaaggaaagaagaacaaaagacaCGGC comes from the Ailuropoda melanoleuca isolate Jingjing chromosome 13, ASM200744v2, whole genome shotgun sequence genome and includes:
- the MRM1 gene encoding rRNA methyltransferase 1, mitochondrial isoform X3 gives rise to the protein MALLSAVGGATWRCSGRLPARHFSGAARRGERPGGEELSRLLLDDLASTPRSAGRLELLFGLSPCLLALRAARRRVARLLLQAGRSGLQGERAELLRAAEARDIPVLRPRRQKLDALCRSQVHQGVCMEVSPLKPRPWTEVGEARPGDDPQQLWLVLERIQDPRNLGALLRSAHFLGVDKIITSGRNSCPLTPVVSKASAGAMEVMDVFSTDDLAGFLQAKAREGWLVAGTVGCPGPEISPSSEIPITSCLEFLWDRPTLLVLGNEGSGLSQAVQASCQLLLTILPGRQLPPGLESLNVSVAAGILLHSICSQRKGFPVEGKREHLLQDPQEPSATSEGPGVARHPGPSSGSEQERQNVS
- the MRM1 gene encoding rRNA methyltransferase 1, mitochondrial isoform X7, with translation MALLSAVGGATWRCSGRLPARHFSGAARRGERPGGEELSRLLLDDLASTPRSAGRLELLFGLSPCLLALRAARRRVARLLLQAGRSGLQGERAELLRAAEARDIPVLRPRRQKLDALCRSQVHQGVCMEVSPLKPRPWTEVGEARPGDDPQQLWLVLERIQDPRNLGALLRSAHFLGVDKIITSGRNSCPLTPVVSKASAGAMEVMDVFSTDDLAGFLQAKAREGWLVAGTVGCPGPEISPSSEIPITSCLEFLWDRPTLLVLGNEGSGLSQAVQASCQLLLTILPGRQLPPGLESLNVSVAAAAKGMTRA
- the MRM1 gene encoding rRNA methyltransferase 1, mitochondrial isoform X8, with protein sequence MALLSAVGGATWRCSGRLPARHFSGAARRGERPGGEELSRLLLDDLASTPRSAGRLELLFGLSPCLLALRAARRRVARLLLQAGRSGLQGERAELLRAAEARDIPVLRPRRQKLDALCRSQVHQGVCMEVSPLKPRPWTEVGEARPGDDPQQLWLVLERIQDPRNLGALLRSAHFLGVDKIITSGRNSCPLTPVVSKASAGAMEVMDVFSTDDLAGFLQAKAREGWLVAGTVGCPGPEISPSSEIPITSCLEFLWDRPTLLVLGNEGSGLSQAVQASCQLLLTILPGRQLPPGLESLNVSVAAATLRIFF
- the MRM1 gene encoding rRNA methyltransferase 1, mitochondrial isoform X6, whose product is MALLSAVGGATWRCSGRLPARHFSGAARRGERPGGEELSRLLLDDLASTPRSAGRLELLFGLSPCLLALRAARRRVARLLLQAGRSGLQGERAELLRAAEARDIPVLRPRRQKLDALCRSQVHQGVCMEVSPLKPRPWTEVGEARPGDDPQQLWLVLERIQDPRNLGALLRSAHFLGVDKIITSGRNSCPLTPVVSKASAGAMEVMDVFSTDDLAGFLQAKAREGWLVAGTVGCPGPEISPSSEIPITSCLEFLWDRPTLLVLGNEGSGLSQAVQASCQLLLTILPGRQLPPGLESLNVSVAADSLNSAEGGANDRSRYRITRWQATSR
- the MRM1 gene encoding rRNA methyltransferase 1, mitochondrial isoform X5; this translates as MALLSAVGGATWRCSGRLPARHFSGAARRGERPGGEELSRLLLDDLASTPRSAGRLELLFGLSPCLLALRAARRRVARLLLQAGRSGLQGERAELLRAAEARDIPVLRPRRQKLDALCRSQVHQGVCMEVSPLKPRPWTEVGEARPGDDPQQLWLVLERIQDPRNLGALLRSAHFLGVDKIITSGRNSCPLTPVVSKASAGAMEVMDVFSTDDLAGFLQAKAREGWLVAGTVGCPGPEISPSSEIPITSCLEFLWDRPTLLVLGNEGSGLSQAVQASCQLLLTILPGRQLPPGLESLNVSVAAGSWRPDQRTQYLLFPPPSTSPRLPTAGTGP
- the MRM1 gene encoding rRNA methyltransferase 1, mitochondrial isoform X1 produces the protein MALLSAVGGATWRCSGRLPARHFSGAARRGERPGGEELSRLLLDDLASTPRSAGRLELLFGLSPCLLALRAARRRVARLLLQAGRSGLQGERAELLRAAEARDIPVLRPRRQKLDALCRSQVHQGVCMEVSPLKPRPWTEVGEARPGDDPQQLWLVLERIQDPRNLGALLRSAHFLGVDKIITSGRNSCPLTPVVSKASAGAMEVMDVFSTDDLAGFLQAKAREGWLVAGTVGCPGPEISPSSEIPITSCLEFLWDRPTLLVLGNEGSGLSQAVQASCQLLLTILPGRQLPPGLESLNVSVAADEETRPGEVNPGDVDRSVLELELEAKEFGCSAMTLTTGRAYIHVFRATAFQRLLRAVCNCEGEASCHVPRTLQQPYGEAPCGKKLKPSADGRGRERVTQRWNFHSKKATGGTAFPVRYLIRSSGHSDHLGKDESGNPSPHLFSRLRPPEFSNPRPCGPQTCAGTVVGALEWPVFLLPGEGSCLGLKAGPEGSLSSSNAAPALAMRKSDSISSGRSHPPPLGFQGTSLMSQR